The following DNA comes from Candidatus Nitrosotalea okcheonensis.
CGCTTGTAGAGACAGTTATCTTATCATCCGCAGTAACACCTATCTCATCAATTATGTTAGGATCTGAATTAAAATCCGGTGCATAAATTGTAATGTATACCCGGTCAGTCCAACTGAATATTTTTTTGTTAAGCTGTATGGGAGATGATGTTGAAAATGCATTTTGAGGCATTATGAGAAAACATATTACAATCATCGAAACTATGATAATTTTCTTCAAACGTTATCTGGTACTGTAAATGGTCGTCATAAACATTGAGATAGAGGATACACACGAATCATTTTTACACCATATACGCGTACGACTCTTACTGCAAGTTTCTTATAAGGTGCTTTGAAAGTTTTTAACACTTGGCAAAACTATCCCTGGCACGCGGTCCTGTAATTGCAGCAATTGGATTGATTGTAGTAGTGATAGGTGCCAATCTTTTCGATACATCATACCGATCCGTGGAATCTGTAATGGGAACCACATCTAGTATATTTGCAGACAAGGAAATTCTTCCAAATCAATTCGTCAATTCTACGATAGCGTCATCACATCTCCAAGAACATAATGTCATTATAGTGCATGTCATACCCTCATCTGGTTCTGTCAAGCTAGAAGGTATTGACCCAAATGGTATGACTTTTGAGAAAGACAGCAGTGATGGTTTTCTATATCATATTATACAAAGAAGTCCTCAGGGTGGAGCATATGATCTCAAAATACTTGATACTGGAAGTAGGTCAGTGAGAATCAACGCTGTAATAGGTGAGGATCCGTTCTTAGGTAATAGCTGCAATACGTCATATGGGATGAAGTGTAACATTGTGCACCTAGCAGTGGGCATGGTAGCAACTGGTATTATTGCATTTGTTGTTGGAATTGGTATTGGAATGTATGATTTCAAAAAAGAGCAAAAACTTCAAAAAAAATAACGGTCAGTCTATTTTCTAAACTGTCTGATGTCTTGAATAATTGGTGTGTTTCTATCTGGGCGTGTATTTTTTAACTTTACATATGATAGCCATCAATAATCTTATCAAGTGATATGACCATATGGTATCATGTCAAAAGAATCTGCTCCCAAAGATTGGGACAAGATGTGGCTTGAATATAATAAATCGCTCAAGACATGGATGCACGCATTTGAAACACTTCAAAAGGCAACCAATGATGTCCAGTCCAAATATAATGATGTCATGGCAAAAGCACTCAAAGAATCTAGTGATAAAACCATGAGTCAATTTACTGAAAACTGGCAGAAATCAATGAGCCAAGCAGGAATTGAGACATTCAAACAATTTGGTACCAACTGGCAAAAATCATTTAGTCAATCTGGAATGGATCAAATGAAAGCATATGGTGATGTGATGAATAAATTTGCCGAAACTTGGCAAAAAATGTGGAACAAGTAAAATTTTCACATCTTCATTTTTATTCATAATTTGCCTTGATTTGTCACGAAAGGAATTTTTTAACTGGAAAAAGAGTATTCGTTTTGTTAAAAGTCTGATTTGTAAAGATCCTAAAAACCGTCTTGCTCATTTTTGGATCAAAAATGGATCATTTTGAGCTCAAAAATCAATTTTAAGATAAAATTTGTTGCCAACTTTCTTAGCGATCCTAGCTAACAAATCATTTAACAGAAAGGTTTTTAATATTCGAAAATTTAGAACACACAAGTTGAATTCCAAAGTACTTTTCTCAGTATTGGCAGTTATGTTGCTCTCCTTGACAATATCTTCAGTATCAGCATATGCTGCAACTGGAACAACCAAAACTAGCGAGGCTACCGTAAATGAACAAACAAGTATTACATTGTCTGGTGCAGACTCGACTGATCCACACTTTCAAGCTATTTCATACCATTGGCAGCAGTTGTCTGGTGAACCTGTAACTCTGTCATCTACCTCTGATGCTGATATTACTTTTACAACTCCGGCAGTTGATCCAGGTCAGGTAAAAGATCTCAAGTTTTCGTTAATTGTGACAAATCCTCAGGGACTTACAAGTATTACTGCATTTACATTACATGTTATTCACATAAATCATCCTCCAGTGGTAACCACTGATCATGAATTGACCGTGATGGAAGGAAGTCCTATGACTTTGATGGCATCTGCCACTGATCCAGATGGTGACAACATGACTTATGCGTGGACTCAGGATGCTGGATCTAATGTAACCTTGTCTAACCCAACTGATCTTACCACTCTATTTACCGCACCTGTGATTAATTCTGGTAATAACTCCACTTTGCACTTTACAATTACTGCAACTGATCCATATGGTGGTGTAGGCTCTGATTCTGTTTTAGTTCATGTCATCAGTGCATCTGCGTACAAGCTTGCATCACTGAGCTGCGGTCCAATAATTAGATCACATGAGGGCGGTAGTGCAACTCTTGCAGAATCAATTGACAACCCATCTAATGCTCCATTGACATATCAATGGAACCAAGTCTCTGGAATGCCACTTCAAATTTCATCTACAACAGATGTTTCACCAACAGTATCCCTGCCATCTGGTTCAGGTGGAAGTGTATTTGCATTTCAATTAACACTTAATCAAGGTGGTTCAATTGTAGGGAACTGTGAACAATATGTTTATGCCGCATACCCAGAACCAGGTAATCCACCGGTCGCAAATGCAGGTCCAGACCAAGTAGTTAATACTGCAAGTCAAGTACAACTTGATGGTACAAACAGTACAGGTGGATACTTGCAATTCTCTTGGATGCAAATCTCGGGTGAACCAGTACAGTTACTTTATGCAAACACTGCAAAACCAGTCTTTACTGCCCCTGATGTACCACTTGGTCAGTCAATGGATATGACATTCTCTAATACAGTGAGCAATTCATTTGGAAAAGATGCCGCAGTGGTACATGTTACAGTGGTCAATCCGTCATCACCACCGAACGCTGTAATTACAATCAAGTAAACCTGTAGGGTTTTTTCTACAATAGGTTTTTTTGGATTGTATTTGATTGATTTGGACATGTTACTAGTCCATTTGTAGATGGCCAAACGTACGTGGATGGAGAGTTAAAAAAGCATCTTGTGGCTAGTCTTAATACTTTTTGACGGAATTATGGGTAAAGAATAGACTGATTCGGTTGTTGGCACTCAAAAATCATGAACTAAATCGATGAGAAAACAACACAGAACTAAACTAGATGAATAAAACCCCTTTCGAACTCGCGGGAATGGCAACGATACAAATTTTCTTGAAGTGCTATCGCTTTTATCTGGGTAAACTTTTGTCCAAACTGTTGTCAGATGATCTAATTGGAGCAATCCAACAAATCTTACTTCTTGGTAAAGGCGACCGGGGTAGACTAGAATATCTTCTTGATCTGCTGCAAAAGGGCAGACCACTTACAGACTCTGATCAAAATTATCTACAAATGATGGTGCCACTATACCTCAGTCCAAAAGATTCCTATCAGCAAAATACTGAACTTGTGATAGGCCGATTGTCAGATGAAATAAAGGAGTTACATCAAAAAATTCAGCAAATGCAAAGAAAAGGATTTGAAAAATATGTGGGAAGAAAGGCTGTCTTGTTCTTTTTTACCGTATTTGTAGGATGGAACGCATGTCAAACCTATCTGCAACCCATGCTGTCAGGCTTTGTATCTGATAGTTTGATATCTTACGTATTTCCCTTGAATCTGGTTGCAAATTACTTTAATTATGGCATGGTTGTCTGGCTTGGATTCTTGGTATTGTTGTCGTCATGGCCATTTATTGGTTCAATACATCTTGCCAAGTTCATCATGTCTAGAAAAATTTCAAAGTAGCTATTGTAAAACTACACGATAATAATCCCAGCGCTCTGGGTCAAATTGTTTTACAAATTCAATCTGCTCGTTTCTTTCAATTCTGCTTGCAATTACATCGCGTAATGCAAAGCTTGTGAGATACTTGTATCCCTTTGACTGTACCTGCATATTAAACAACAATCTCATTTCTCTTCCACCTCTCTGTCCCCAATATCCCATTCTGATTGCGAGTGGTTCCATAAATGCAGTATTTTTGAGTCCATAGTTTACGTCATTTATCTCTGGTCTGAGCTTGTATGTTTCCAAGGGCCCTCCTTTTGTGAATCCTATGACTGGACCATCGTCACTTCCAAGCCTTAGTGTATTAAGTATGGTATCTTTTGCCATGACTGATTCTACAAACTCATCTTTTTTGAATTGAAGTGGCTTTGGCAACTGTTTATGTATCTCTGATAATATGTCTACGAATCCGTGTTCTTGTCTGTTTGACATGGGTTCTATTACTGCAAAAAATTTGGTATTGTCATAAACTAGAGATCCCTCAATCTCTATTTCTTGTTCCCGTAGTTTCATAAATGATAGTACATTGTTTGTAAAATGTTTTCTCATGTCTTTTGGAAGTGACTGCAGGACGCTCTGATACATCTCTGCATCATTATTGAGTAGATCCTCGAAATATGCAACAGATCTTCTGACAATGTAATATGGATGCCATGCCAATGCGTGGGCGTTTTTTTGTGCCATCTCTAGTGCTTTTGCAAAGTCGCCAAGAGTATATCCTGCTATCCTGTCTGTAACTGAGAGAAACCAACCTACCTTCTTAAAATGCTCTCTCTTGTCTTTGTCGTCTCTTGTAATTTCTGACAAGTTAAGACAATCTTCGATTTTTTTCTCTGTGGCCTCTTTTATCTCTCCACTCCAAGGGTATGTGGTTCTATGGATTAGTACTGCAATCAAATTCTTATCAATGCTTGCATCTCTTAATAAAGAATCTAATTTCTCGTCTGTCATGACAAATTTTACAGCGTCCTCTTCATGTGGCTTGTCCACCTTTTTTTGCGGATCATAATCATGGAATAGTGATGCAACAAAAAGATATGGAAAGTCTTCGGGTCTTAGAATACTTCTGGTGTTCTCGGACTGGGCTGCAAGCAGCGTGACATAGGTCACTTCTAATTCGTGAATAATATTGTGGTATCCATAATACTCTATACCGAGACCCTTTGATTCGAATAGGTTTATTGTATAATCTAGGATCTTGGAGTAACACTCTCGCTTAAAGCCATTAGCTACCATGATTCTTTGAATCTCTTCACGTAGGGCTACTGGATCCTGATTCTGTAGCAACATGTTGGTAATTGAAACTGATGGTTTTAAGTTCTCGCTCGAATTCCAATCATGTTTTAGAAAGAGGTTTCCTTTTTTGGTAAATTGTCAGCGAAACTAAAACTGCAACTATGACTATGCTAATTATGGAGACATTGGTATAATCCTCAGACCAGTTGGCCACCATAACCTTTGGTGAGTCCGCTATTGTCTCTACAGACTCGTGATCCGAATTTCCTATGACAGTTCCTTGCCACCCCGAAAATACGTGGTTTACAAGAATGTTGTTTCCTGGAATGACACTTACATCTACGATCGCACCTGAATCATACCATCCTGTTCCCAATACCCGTCCGAAATTTGAAATGACCTTGATGTAATATTGGGTCTTGTACTCTAGACCAATCTCGTGCATACTAGACATGTGGATTTGGGGGGACATGAAAATGCCTGATTCCTGCCTTGGGATGACGTTTATGTCTGGGTTATCAAGTGACCATCCGTCAAGTATCTGTCTTGTATATTGATTGTCGGATTGTATCACATGAGGTACCACAAATTGTACATGTGTGCCAACATCAAACCAGCTGTCGCCTGTGGGAGATGGTGGAACAAAAGTTACATTGTTATCTCCATGTATAGCTATTTCAAATTGGTGTACTGCAAAAAATGTCAGGGAGTGATTTCTGTCAGCGATTACATTCAGGGTGAAATTTCCACCGGCTGTCCTGTTGATTGGAACTGCCTGACTGTTATCAATGGAGTACGAATACAAATTGTATCTGCCATTATCTGTCGTCCATGAATGTTGTTGGAAAACTGTATAGTTCTGGCCATTGTTTACAAGAACGGTGTATCCTGTCGATGTATTGTTTGCATATCTGACATTGATGATTGACACTTGGTTATTTTGTACATATGCTGACACTTGATTATCTGAAACAATGATGCAAAATAATAACACTGGAATTAAAAAGAAAATGACCTGTTTTCTCAAAAATAAACTTGACAAATCTCTCTGTACATGATATTTGCTTTTCAACTCTCTAAACAATATCCATCCCTAGCAAAGGTCAAATAATGCTTGGTAAAAAAGAATCTATGCAATCATACTCTTATGTTATAATTATTTGCCTTGTCTTTTCAATGGGTGTTGCACCAGTCTTTGCGCAAACATCATCGCAATATTTGATAAAAGATGCACAAAGTGGGCAGTCATTTCAGGTGCCGTATTCCATAACGGGTGCAATAGTCAGTGACATGTCAATTAGTTCTTCAGATACATCTCTTGTGGTGTTTCTTCAATCATCTGATGATGGAAACCTGACTCTGACTCTTCCAAGAGCACTAATTGATGCAAAAAATGGTACAAACGATGATCAGTTCTTTGTTCTAGTGGATGGTGCAGACACTGATTTTACAGAACACAAAACTAGTACTGACAGAACAATAACCGTGTTTATTCCAAAAAACACTGAACAGGTAGAGGTGATTGGTACACAGGTGGTTCCAGAGTTTGGTGCATTATCCTCCGTGGTGCTTATTATGGCAATAATTTCAATAGTTGCAATATCTACAAAAACCCGCCTCAAGTTTGCCTAGAAAACGTACGATCTCTCTTAGCTGAATCCTGCACCAAACTGATCTCCATGTTGAAGAGGATCTGCAGATTCTGCACCCTTGAGCTTTAGATACAAAAATGCTTCATTTACCAACTCTATTGCAAGCTCATCTTGCAAATGAAATTGTTTTTTTACCAAGTCGTGATATTTTTTTAATTTTTTTTCCTCTTGCTCATCCAACGAGATCCCGTCTTTAACTATGATTGCGGCAATCGTTTCAATCTGAGAATTATGCTGGGCATCATTCATTATTTGTGATAGTCATTTCTTACTTTTAAGTGATTGTCCTATTTGATGTAATTCAAGATTTTTCAGAATCCAATTCTTCTTCAAATTCGTCATCCAAGAATTCGTCTGTATCATCATTGTTCTCAGAAGGTTCATCTAGAAAGTCTTCTTTTTCTTTATTCTTTTTAGACATGTTTTCATTCTTTTCTTTGCACTTATAACTTTTGAAATATTCTTGATATGAAAAATCTCTCACTCGTATAATATGGTATCATGCGACATTGTATGCTATTCCACAATAGTTTTTTCTTTGTCGACTAACTCCGCTTCTAACTGATTTTCTGATCTAATTTTCTGTACCAGACAAGCTTTGGATCAGAGTACCTCTGACCAGTTACCAGCAGGTGTTGCTATCAGAGGAAAGTATCTATGATATCACAGATTGAAAGGCACAATTACTGGAAGGACAGTGTGAGCGATGGAAAGCGATGGATAGCAGAATATATCTTCTCCGTACTGAAGAGATCTTTGGTGAGCACGTGATGGCTCACAAGCGGCAGAACATGGAAAAGGAGTTGCAGCTGAAGGTAGCATTGTATAACAAGTTCGTGAGCATGTGATAGAAGACACCATTATGGCGATATCTTGATTAGTTTAGGAGTTAGTCGACAGAGCAATTTTTAATATTGTATACGGTACAAGTTATAAATAATTAAAATGAAAACTCCATACTATTTCATAATTGTAATTGTCAGTGCATGTATCATAATCACAAATAATCTTGTATTTGCTGATAATGCGATTCCGCATGTAGTCATAGACGGAACCATTTCTGAAAATGGTTGCAACGTCATAAATGGCATCATAACGCAAGCATTAGACATACAAAATACGCCAATTCAAGCATGCAAGTATCATGGCAAATACTTCAAGATATCAGCATATCTTGGATGTCCATTGATCAGCGTTGGAGATACAAGAGATCCGGAAACAGGACAAAAATTCAATTTCAATGTAGTGTGTGACGAACCAACAACATGCGGTCTTAAAAATTCATGGGGCGGATACAACTTGGGAAATGCTGGAAATGCTGACTTGTTAAACGCATCAACAATTAATGGAACAGGATACGTAATCACTGCAAATTATGGTGAGGGTGTATGCCTGTCAGAAAAATATGACGAACAAAAAAAGAAAATTACCATGATTGCTGATGGTCTGTGGAAAAACGAAACAGTTCTAAATGTACTGGTTCCAAGGGCACTTTTGACAGATACTACAGTAACAATTGATGGAAAGAAAGCAGATGCCAAGATTGAAGAGCACAACCCAAAAAATGAAACCACAACCTGTAATCTATGCTATTATACGATAAACATTCCTCTCTTGTCTTCACAAACTTCTAAGAAAATTGAGATTGGTGTACAGGATACTGTGTATAACAACGCAGAAAATTGGAATAATTACTATATGTTAGGAAGCTTTGATAATTCATTTCCAAAAAAACCTACTCAGATCTTTGTCTTTCAATACAAGATAACAAACGGAACTGTAAGCGAGTTTAAGGGCCAACGAGGGATACTTTCAGCAGAGGTTCACAGCACTGGTAACGCAACACTTGATATCAAATTTCCACGCAACTATCCATATACAAATCAGCCTAAACAGGGGCCACAATACGGAGATACATCGCCAATCGTACTAGTAGACGCGTATGATCTTGTAAAAGTACAGCAC
Coding sequences within:
- a CDS encoding PEFG-CTERM sorting domain-containing protein, whose translation is MLGKKESMQSYSYVIIICLVFSMGVAPVFAQTSSQYLIKDAQSGQSFQVPYSITGAIVSDMSISSSDTSLVVFLQSSDDGNLTLTLPRALIDAKNGTNDDQFFVLVDGADTDFTEHKTSTDRTITVFIPKNTEQVEVIGTQVVPEFGALSSVVLIMAIISIVAISTKTRLKFA
- a CDS encoding PKD domain-containing protein; its protein translation is MNSKVLFSVLAVMLLSLTISSVSAYAATGTTKTSEATVNEQTSITLSGADSTDPHFQAISYHWQQLSGEPVTLSSTSDADITFTTPAVDPGQVKDLKFSLIVTNPQGLTSITAFTLHVIHINHPPVVTTDHELTVMEGSPMTLMASATDPDGDNMTYAWTQDAGSNVTLSNPTDLTTLFTAPVINSGNNSTLHFTITATDPYGGVGSDSVLVHVISASAYKLASLSCGPIIRSHEGGSATLAESIDNPSNAPLTYQWNQVSGMPLQISSTTDVSPTVSLPSGSGGSVFAFQLTLNQGGSIVGNCEQYVYAAYPEPGNPPVANAGPDQVVNTASQVQLDGTNSTGGYLQFSWMQISGEPVQLLYANTAKPVFTAPDVPLGQSMDMTFSNTVSNSFGKDAAVVHVTVVNPSSPPNAVITIK